Proteins found in one Labrenzia sp. VG12 genomic segment:
- a CDS encoding bifunctional diguanylate cyclase/phosphodiesterase, producing the protein MVAKESRELESAAGNNQFGFLAAELDRLSRLETIGQSEQLSLDGDWLQKLLNIVSDYIYVKDRKSRFVMANRQVALDVGLNDPAELIGKTDIELHPEETARKFLAIEQEIMASNIPRIDFEELSILSDGKRSWFASSKYPVTNEAGEVVGIVGMSRDITERKRAVLLQQGQNKVLQQLAAGKPVATVLETLVLTIENQLDGITGSIMLVDETGTKLLAGVAPNLPEEYVALTDGIDIGPKNGSCGTAIFRRESVLVEDILKDPLWEDFKEVVAPFGLRSCWSVPFFGKDREVLGTFGLYTNSVRSPTDHELKLALEAARLAAVAVERDRDERKIRYLANHDVLTGLPNRQEFKTKLEEKVAESRNTAVPVAVVFVDLDNFKFVNDSFGHAIGDQVLMIAAERIMSVHDGTHQAIRFGGDEFVLIVEGNTACKPELKDFMARLRDEITKTIQIGDLSFHITCSIGAASFPQDAENAAQLLRNADKAMFEAKASGRDGYQVYEQTRPERSVNKLTLLEEMRSGIENGEFFLEYQPQYNLVSGRIIGAEALVRWQHPALGRLMPGEFITLAEESGLIVPLGRWVMKEACRQNKEWQDAGLTPITIGVNVSARQFRDAGLVADVCTALDESGLPAGYLELELTESLLIQNAEQAVELMDDFRGIGLKLAIDDFGIGYSSLVALKSFPLTRLKIDRSFIRDLDYDENDRCIARAIISLGRELGLCVVAEGVETAKQQAFLASCRCEVVQGFHFGRPMSANKFGKLLGMTLTPLDAHFG; encoded by the coding sequence ATGGTTGCAAAAGAAAGTCGGGAACTGGAGAGCGCTGCTGGGAACAACCAGTTCGGGTTCTTGGCTGCAGAACTCGATCGTCTCAGTCGTCTCGAGACGATCGGCCAGTCAGAGCAGCTGAGTCTGGATGGCGACTGGCTGCAAAAACTTCTCAACATTGTCTCGGACTATATTTACGTCAAGGATCGCAAGTCGCGGTTTGTCATGGCAAACCGTCAGGTTGCACTTGATGTCGGGTTGAACGACCCGGCCGAGTTGATTGGCAAGACCGATATCGAACTTCATCCCGAGGAAACGGCTCGAAAATTTCTGGCTATCGAGCAGGAGATCATGGCCTCGAACATCCCGAGGATCGACTTCGAGGAACTCTCCATCTTGTCTGACGGCAAGCGCAGCTGGTTTGCCTCTTCCAAGTATCCGGTCACCAACGAGGCTGGCGAAGTTGTTGGCATTGTCGGAATGTCACGGGATATCACGGAGCGCAAGCGTGCAGTGCTGCTGCAGCAGGGCCAGAACAAGGTGCTTCAGCAACTGGCCGCCGGGAAGCCCGTCGCCACGGTTCTTGAAACCCTTGTGTTGACAATCGAGAACCAGCTGGACGGCATCACCGGATCGATCATGCTGGTTGATGAAACGGGCACCAAGCTGCTGGCGGGTGTCGCTCCAAACCTGCCCGAAGAATATGTGGCCTTGACCGACGGGATCGACATAGGCCCCAAGAACGGATCCTGTGGCACGGCCATCTTCCGGCGTGAGAGCGTTCTGGTCGAGGATATCCTGAAGGATCCGCTGTGGGAGGATTTCAAGGAGGTTGTTGCGCCCTTTGGCCTCAGATCCTGCTGGTCGGTGCCGTTCTTTGGCAAGGACCGGGAAGTTCTTGGTACATTTGGTCTTTACACGAACTCTGTTCGCAGTCCGACCGACCATGAACTCAAGCTTGCGCTTGAAGCTGCCAGACTGGCAGCCGTGGCCGTGGAGCGCGACAGGGACGAGCGGAAAATCCGGTATCTTGCAAATCACGACGTCCTGACGGGCCTGCCCAACCGGCAGGAATTCAAGACGAAACTGGAGGAAAAGGTTGCCGAAAGCCGGAACACCGCTGTTCCGGTTGCGGTGGTTTTTGTCGATCTGGACAATTTCAAGTTCGTCAATGACAGTTTCGGGCATGCGATTGGCGATCAGGTGCTGATGATCGCGGCCGAACGCATCATGTCCGTCCATGACGGCACCCACCAGGCCATCCGTTTCGGTGGTGACGAATTTGTCCTGATCGTTGAGGGCAACACGGCCTGCAAGCCGGAACTCAAGGATTTCATGGCCCGGCTGCGGGACGAGATCACCAAGACAATCCAGATTGGTGACCTGTCGTTCCACATCACCTGCAGCATCGGCGCGGCAAGTTTTCCGCAGGATGCGGAAAATGCCGCCCAGCTGCTCCGGAATGCCGACAAGGCTATGTTCGAGGCCAAGGCGTCGGGGCGGGACGGCTATCAGGTCTATGAACAGACCCGCCCGGAACGTTCCGTCAACAAGCTGACACTGCTTGAGGAGATGCGCTCCGGCATCGAAAATGGCGAGTTCTTCCTGGAGTATCAGCCGCAATACAACCTGGTCAGCGGACGCATTATCGGTGCAGAGGCGCTTGTGCGCTGGCAGCATCCGGCGCTCGGACGCCTGATGCCGGGCGAATTCATCACGCTGGCCGAGGAAAGTGGCCTGATCGTGCCGCTCGGCCGCTGGGTCATGAAGGAAGCCTGCCGACAGAACAAGGAATGGCAGGATGCCGGATTGACGCCGATCACCATTGGGGTCAATGTCTCCGCCCGCCAGTTTCGTGATGCCGGACTGGTCGCCGATGTCTGCACAGCCCTGGATGAGAGCGGCTTGCCAGCCGGTTACCTCGAACTGGAACTGACGGAAAGCCTCCTCATCCAGAACGCGGAGCAGGCCGTTGAGCTTATGGACGATTTCCGGGGGATCGGCCTGAAACTCGCCATCGATGATTTCGGCATCGGTTATTCAAGCCTGGTAGCGCTCAAAAGCTTCCCTTTGACCCGGCTGAAGATAGACCGTAGCTTCATCCGCGATCTCGACTATGACGAAAACGACCGCTGCATCGCCCGCGCGATCATCTCGCTCGGCCGTGAGCTTGGTCTGTGTGTCGTGGCCGAGGGCGTGGAAACCGCCAAACAACAGGCGTTTCTTGCCAGTTGCCGCTGCGAAGTGGTGCAGGGCTTCCATTTCGGCCGCCCGATGAGCGCCAACAAGTTCGGCAAGCTCCTGGGCATGACCCTGACGCCGCTGGACGCGCATTTCGGGTGA
- the glpX gene encoding class II fructose-bisphosphatase has translation MSNTENQSSSGLDRILTLELARVSERAAVSAARLRGHGDEMAADQAAVDAMRRELNRLPIDGTVVIGEGERDEAPMLYIGENVGTKQGPKVDIALDPLEGTTICAKNLPNSLAVIALAPEGDLLNAPDSYMDKIAIGPGYPAGLIDLDAPIGDNIAAVAKEKGVAVNEVTACVLDRPRHARLIEEIRATGAAIRLIGDGDVAGVIHTTDPEETGIDIYAGIGGAPEGVLAAAALRCIGGQMQSRLVITRDEQVERAHRMGIDDIKKKYTLEEMAGPDVLFAATGVTDGNFLQGVRFGRNHITTHTVVMRSSTGTVRYIKAQHTDLEKFHLD, from the coding sequence ATGTCCAATACTGAAAATCAGTCATCGAGCGGACTGGACCGTATTCTGACCTTGGAGCTGGCTCGCGTCAGCGAGCGCGCGGCCGTATCTGCCGCACGTCTTCGGGGGCACGGTGACGAAATGGCGGCCGACCAGGCTGCGGTGGACGCAATGCGGCGCGAGTTGAACAGGCTGCCGATCGACGGCACCGTGGTGATTGGTGAGGGCGAACGTGACGAAGCGCCGATGCTCTATATCGGTGAGAATGTCGGCACCAAGCAGGGTCCCAAGGTGGATATTGCGCTCGACCCGTTGGAAGGCACGACGATCTGCGCCAAGAACCTGCCCAACTCCCTGGCCGTCATCGCGCTTGCTCCGGAGGGCGATCTGCTCAACGCGCCGGACAGCTACATGGACAAGATTGCGATCGGTCCGGGTTACCCGGCCGGCCTGATCGATCTCGACGCTCCGATCGGTGACAACATTGCCGCTGTTGCCAAGGAAAAGGGTGTTGCCGTCAACGAGGTCACGGCCTGCGTTCTGGACCGGCCGCGCCATGCACGTCTCATCGAGGAAATCCGGGCAACGGGCGCCGCCATCCGCCTGATTGGTGATGGCGATGTGGCAGGTGTTATCCACACCACCGATCCGGAAGAAACCGGCATCGACATCTATGCCGGCATTGGCGGTGCTCCGGAAGGCGTGCTGGCCGCGGCGGCGCTGCGCTGCATCGGTGGTCAGATGCAGTCCCGCCTGGTGATTACCCGTGATGAACAGGTCGAACGCGCGCACCGCATGGGCATCGACGACATCAAGAAGAAATACACTCTGGAAGAGATGGCCGGCCCTGACGTGCTGTTTGCCGCCACCGGCGTGACGGATGGCAACTTCCTTCAAGGAGTTCGCTTCGGGCGCAATCACATCACCACCCACACCGTGGTGATGCGCTCGTCCACGGGCACGGTCCGTTACATCAAGGCCCAGCACACGGATCTTGAAAAGTTCCATCTGGACTGA
- the recJ gene encoding single-stranded-DNA-specific exonuclease RecJ — MQDHSEEDVRRLVLGVARSANDNSWRERLSSSDARAAMAISQTHGLPDVLARVMAARGVQPDEALSFLEPSLKTLMPDPSGLVDMDAAVARVADAVQAGKKIAIFGDYDVDGATSSAIFAKYLQWLGLNPVIHIPDRIIEGYGPNGPAIEALREGGAELLVTLDCGSTSFEAFETAQKLNLDVVVIDHHQVGETLPDVRALVNPNRQDDLSGQGHLAAVGVTFLFLVGLNRELRQRGAFQNGGQPDLMALLDLVALGTVCDVVPLQGLNRAYVTRGLEVMHQRRNYGLTALADAARVSGKPAPYHLGFLVGPRINAGGRIGDAALGARLLTTEDPHEARTIAERLDQLNSERQAMEAHMLEQAGAEAALAIETRDPAVLLTGSDDWHPGIVGLIASRLKEAHRRPSFAIAFDETGKGTGSGRSIPGVDLGRAVRKAVEGGLLEKGGGHAMAAGLTVRRERTEELEAFFNQELKEDVATATATRDLKIDAALTATGATLDLLELLEKAGPYGAGHSEPVFAFPAHRVSFADVVGKGHVRATLAAGDGTSLKGICFKADDKPHGRMLLEGRGRNLHVAGSLSIDTWQGTPKVQLRILDVADPQKTRL, encoded by the coding sequence ATGCAGGACCATTCCGAGGAAGACGTCCGGCGGCTCGTTCTGGGGGTCGCCCGCTCGGCAAATGACAATTCCTGGCGGGAACGCCTGAGCTCTTCTGATGCGCGGGCTGCAATGGCGATTTCCCAGACCCATGGGCTGCCGGATGTGCTTGCACGTGTCATGGCAGCTCGAGGCGTCCAGCCGGACGAGGCCCTGTCCTTCCTCGAACCGTCTCTCAAGACGCTGATGCCAGATCCTTCCGGCCTGGTGGACATGGACGCCGCGGTCGCTCGGGTGGCCGATGCGGTTCAGGCAGGCAAGAAGATCGCGATCTTCGGCGATTACGATGTCGATGGGGCCACGTCATCGGCGATTTTTGCGAAATACCTGCAGTGGCTCGGCCTGAACCCGGTCATCCACATCCCGGACCGGATCATCGAAGGGTATGGCCCAAACGGTCCGGCAATCGAGGCACTGCGCGAAGGTGGCGCGGAGCTTCTGGTGACGCTCGATTGCGGCAGCACGTCCTTCGAGGCCTTTGAAACCGCGCAGAAGCTTAACCTTGACGTGGTTGTCATCGATCACCACCAGGTGGGTGAAACGCTCCCCGATGTGCGGGCACTGGTGAACCCGAACCGGCAGGACGACCTGTCGGGACAGGGGCACCTTGCAGCTGTCGGCGTGACCTTTCTGTTTCTCGTCGGCTTGAACCGGGAATTGCGTCAGCGCGGCGCGTTTCAAAATGGCGGCCAGCCGGATCTGATGGCGCTTCTCGACCTCGTGGCGCTTGGAACCGTGTGTGACGTGGTTCCCTTGCAGGGTTTGAACCGGGCCTATGTGACGCGCGGTCTGGAGGTCATGCATCAAAGGCGCAATTACGGCCTGACGGCCCTGGCCGACGCTGCGCGCGTCAGTGGCAAGCCTGCGCCCTATCATCTGGGTTTCCTTGTCGGGCCCCGGATCAATGCCGGCGGCAGGATCGGCGATGCGGCCCTGGGCGCGCGTCTTCTGACCACGGAAGACCCTCATGAAGCACGCACGATTGCCGAACGTCTTGATCAGCTCAACAGCGAGCGCCAGGCAATGGAAGCGCACATGCTGGAGCAGGCCGGGGCAGAGGCCGCCCTGGCTATCGAAACGCGAGACCCCGCCGTTTTGCTGACAGGATCGGATGACTGGCATCCCGGCATCGTCGGATTGATCGCATCCAGGCTGAAAGAGGCCCACCGGCGGCCGTCCTTTGCGATTGCCTTCGACGAGACGGGCAAGGGCACCGGGTCCGGCCGGTCAATTCCAGGTGTCGATCTGGGCCGTGCCGTGCGCAAGGCGGTGGAGGGCGGGCTCCTGGAAAAGGGAGGCGGTCATGCAATGGCCGCCGGATTGACGGTACGGCGCGAACGCACCGAAGAGCTGGAAGCCTTTTTCAATCAGGAACTCAAGGAAGATGTCGCAACCGCAACCGCGACTCGGGACCTGAAAATAGACGCGGCCTTGACGGCAACCGGCGCAACGCTGGATCTGCTGGAACTGCTTGAAAAGGCAGGGCCTTATGGGGCCGGGCATTCTGAACCGGTTTTCGCCTTTCCGGCTCATCGGGTGTCCTTTGCGGATGTCGTCGGCAAGGGACACGTCCGGGCAACGCTGGCCGCCGGGGACGGGACGAGCCTGAAGGGGATCTGTTTCAAGGCCGACGACAAGCCGCATGGCAGGATGTTGCTTGAGGGCAGGGGACGGAACCTTCATGTCGCCGGATCTTTGTCGATCGACACCTGGCAGGGAACGCCCAAGGTTCAGCTGCGCATTCTGGATGTCGCCGATCCGCAAAAAACCAGACTTTGA
- a CDS encoding nitrilase-related carbon-nitrogen hydrolase, whose product MTNYPIALWSFNLGRAPGSVADFAAQIEEGLQRAAAAGAKLLLLPEYVNECCLAFKPAGLRPDQEMDFLADAAQELIPHLSPLPQKHGVSLLVGTVPVKAPNGITNTAILLTADGREILQDKLCLTPFEQSSDTWSLTPGTELKVFELDGLKMAILICLDVEMPALSSLLARQEIDLLLVPSMTEMLSGYHRVFGCAKARAVELMCAVAACGVVGASKGTTQNESNVSGAALYLPCEEAFGFTGIGAEIAPTDGKEGEEPFLMAEVPLQQLRDLRSGKAEVWPGAWTADHVSVLAG is encoded by the coding sequence ATGACGAATTATCCCATTGCACTTTGGTCTTTCAATCTTGGCCGCGCGCCCGGGTCTGTTGCTGACTTCGCAGCCCAGATCGAGGAGGGGCTGCAACGCGCGGCCGCCGCTGGTGCAAAGCTTCTTCTGCTGCCGGAATACGTGAATGAATGCTGCCTGGCCTTCAAACCGGCTGGCTTGCGTCCGGATCAGGAAATGGATTTTCTGGCCGATGCGGCGCAGGAACTGATCCCCCATCTGTCGCCCTTGCCTCAAAAACATGGTGTTTCACTGCTTGTCGGTACAGTTCCGGTGAAGGCACCGAATGGCATCACCAACACGGCGATACTTTTGACGGCGGATGGCCGGGAGATTCTCCAGGACAAATTGTGCCTGACGCCTTTCGAGCAAAGTTCTGACACCTGGAGCCTGACACCGGGCACAGAACTGAAGGTGTTTGAACTCGATGGCCTCAAAATGGCAATCCTGATCTGTCTGGATGTGGAAATGCCGGCGCTGAGCAGCCTGCTGGCCCGTCAGGAAATCGACCTTCTGCTGGTTCCGTCCATGACGGAAATGCTGTCCGGCTATCACCGTGTCTTTGGCTGCGCCAAGGCGCGGGCTGTAGAGTTGATGTGCGCGGTCGCCGCCTGCGGCGTGGTCGGGGCGTCGAAGGGGACAACGCAGAACGAATCAAACGTGTCCGGCGCGGCGCTCTATTTGCCTTGTGAGGAAGCGTTCGGGTTTACCGGGATCGGCGCAGAAATCGCGCCGACGGACGGCAAGGAAGGCGAAGAGCCGTTTCTCATGGCTGAGGTTCCGCTTCAGCAACTGAGAGACCTCAGGTCAGGAAAAGCCGAGGTTTGGCCGGGCGCATGGACTGCCGATCATGTGAGTGTTTTAGCAGGCTAA
- a CDS encoding DUF6653 family protein, which produces MSAIAVFCKLLAPAVLTASLWSKLWLGGVAAGLLCLFALVLLVFGPRLLEGTGNRLNWARHVGFGEKIWLNRLFVPVPKDLNYRLTVLYLVFWTGVLVALWGGVATLPVLSISGLAVAYTAQIVCFGKLIHLYGLMKDKHPLYRFWAATAGNDNDSRAKQADPARRSA; this is translated from the coding sequence GTGTCCGCGATCGCTGTGTTTTGCAAACTTCTCGCCCCTGCCGTTCTGACGGCTTCCCTGTGGAGCAAACTCTGGCTTGGTGGCGTTGCCGCCGGACTTTTGTGCCTGTTCGCTCTTGTCCTGCTCGTGTTCGGCCCGAGACTGCTTGAGGGCACCGGCAACCGGCTCAACTGGGCTCGCCACGTAGGATTTGGTGAAAAGATCTGGCTGAACAGACTTTTCGTTCCTGTGCCCAAGGATCTGAACTACCGGCTCACGGTGCTCTATCTCGTCTTCTGGACAGGCGTCCTGGTCGCGCTCTGGGGCGGCGTGGCAACTCTGCCCGTGCTTTCCATTTCCGGGCTTGCTGTCGCCTACACCGCACAGATCGTTTGTTTTGGAAAGCTGATCCATCTCTACGGTTTGATGAAAGACAAGCATCCGCTCTACCGGTTCTGGGCGGCGACTGCCGGAAACGATAATGATTCGAGGGCGAAACAGGCCGACCCGGCCCGCAGATCGGCCTAG
- a CDS encoding GGDEF domain-containing protein codes for MQLDTPTLFACLVIAEFAGSVIFLMFYLFWPIRNPDSARSLAMWSLGMFLAACGTLLVAMRGTIPDAFSIIAANFLILIGTGLRRSGFAVFLGLRGHVWLFAIVAVGWIVLCLFPPFFDSFVMRTNYVQGCLIVSGLWVVAMAFWENKEKLRSARLLGFTTLIEVAGFVWFTLNQNILLVPSFLEAFPQGFTVIFLVTLLFSIIMTIVLPVAMVIERSMQRFREEATQNELTGLPNRRAFLNAAEDWLSENRERPGVYGIMLFSMDEIEDVSEKYGTPMGLALLQLFARVMKDMLPETSISGQLGDTKFVVLLEEANNDLVHLTAQRLCRHFALGCHQASAGKLTVSISVGAVNSPMSTHLSRAMGAAEKGVELSRKQGKSQIVLFDMKANGSVRKAKGPTAFSTSRKNAA; via the coding sequence ATGCAGCTCGACACGCCGACACTTTTTGCCTGCCTCGTCATTGCCGAATTTGCCGGCAGCGTCATCTTTTTGATGTTTTACCTGTTCTGGCCGATCCGAAATCCGGATAGCGCCCGCAGTCTGGCGATGTGGTCGCTCGGGATGTTCCTGGCTGCCTGCGGCACCTTGTTGGTCGCAATGCGAGGCACCATTCCGGACGCCTTCAGCATCATTGCAGCCAATTTCCTCATTCTAATTGGGACAGGCCTGAGACGGAGCGGTTTTGCTGTATTTCTCGGGCTGCGCGGTCATGTCTGGCTGTTTGCCATCGTCGCGGTCGGCTGGATCGTGCTCTGTCTCTTTCCGCCGTTTTTCGACAGCTTCGTCATGCGTACGAATTATGTCCAGGGGTGCCTGATTGTCAGCGGGCTCTGGGTTGTCGCGATGGCTTTCTGGGAAAACAAGGAAAAACTTCGTTCTGCCAGACTGCTGGGGTTTACGACCTTGATCGAAGTTGCCGGGTTTGTCTGGTTCACACTGAACCAGAACATCCTGTTGGTCCCGTCCTTCCTGGAGGCCTTTCCGCAAGGCTTCACGGTCATCTTCCTGGTGACCCTGTTGTTCTCGATCATCATGACAATTGTTCTGCCTGTCGCGATGGTGATCGAGCGGTCCATGCAAAGGTTCCGCGAGGAAGCCACGCAGAATGAACTGACGGGGCTGCCGAACCGGCGGGCGTTTCTGAATGCGGCCGAAGACTGGCTGAGCGAAAACCGGGAGCGGCCGGGTGTCTACGGCATCATGCTTTTCTCTATGGACGAGATTGAGGACGTCAGCGAAAAATACGGGACGCCGATGGGACTGGCACTGCTGCAGCTGTTTGCCCGTGTCATGAAGGACATGCTGCCCGAAACCTCGATTAGTGGACAACTCGGCGATACGAAATTCGTCGTTTTGCTTGAAGAGGCCAACAACGATCTCGTGCACCTTACGGCGCAGCGGCTCTGCAGGCACTTCGCCCTGGGATGTCATCAGGCATCCGCAGGCAAGTTGACGGTTTCCATCAGCGTCGGCGCGGTCAATTCGCCAATGTCCACGCATCTGTCCAGGGCAATGGGAGCTGCCGAGAAAGGCGTTGAACTTTCCAGGAAACAGGGCAAGTCGCAGATTGTGTTGTTCGACATGAAAGCGAACGGGTCTGTCCGGAAGGCCAAGGGACCAACAGCCTTTTCCACCTCTAGAAAGAACGCCGCCTGA
- a CDS encoding homoserine dehydrogenase — protein MSEALKVGVAGLGTVGAAVVQLLSKNGGQLARKSGRAVTVTAVSARDKSRDRGFDVSGLDWYTDPVEMATSADIDIFVELIGGDSGPAEDSVRAALKRGVHVVTANKALLARHGVDLAGLAEDNDACLNYEAAVAGGIPIVKTLRESMAGNDISRVYGILNGTCNYILTRMEADGISFEDCLADAQRLGYAEADPTFDIEGNDTAHKLAILTSLAFGTKIADEDIYLEGITSITTADIQAADELGFRIKLLGVAQRTDTGIEQRVHPTMVPKTSAIARIDGVLNAVAVDGDFVGEIVLVGPGAGGNATASSVVADIADIARGDATPVLGMPASDLKDYVRARMRLHEGGYYIRLSVYDRPGAFAEIAQSMGAAGISLESIVQKRHPEEIPPAKRDAETPQPVILITYETTEVAIKEALDVIMSKGVVAEKPQMIRIEKLN, from the coding sequence ATGTCTGAAGCATTGAAAGTTGGCGTTGCTGGTCTTGGCACCGTGGGGGCGGCCGTCGTGCAGCTCCTGTCGAAAAACGGAGGGCAACTAGCCCGCAAGTCTGGCCGTGCCGTGACCGTTACCGCGGTGAGCGCGCGGGACAAGTCTCGGGACCGGGGCTTCGACGTGTCCGGCCTCGACTGGTACACCGATCCGGTCGAGATGGCGACCAGCGCCGATATCGACATCTTTGTCGAGTTGATTGGCGGAGACAGCGGTCCTGCGGAGGACAGCGTACGCGCCGCTTTGAAACGCGGTGTGCATGTGGTTACAGCCAACAAGGCGCTGCTTGCCAGGCACGGAGTCGACCTTGCCGGGCTGGCAGAGGACAATGACGCCTGCCTGAATTATGAAGCGGCGGTCGCCGGCGGCATTCCGATCGTCAAGACCTTGCGGGAATCCATGGCCGGCAACGATATCAGCCGCGTCTACGGCATCCTGAACGGCACCTGCAATTACATCCTGACCCGGATGGAAGCCGATGGCATCAGTTTTGAAGACTGCCTCGCCGATGCGCAGCGGCTGGGCTATGCCGAAGCCGACCCGACATTCGACATCGAGGGAAATGACACAGCTCACAAGCTGGCTATCCTGACGAGCCTTGCCTTCGGCACGAAGATTGCCGACGAGGACATCTATCTGGAAGGCATCACCTCAATCACGACGGCCGACATTCAGGCTGCCGACGAGCTGGGGTTCCGCATCAAGCTTCTGGGTGTGGCGCAGCGAACGGACACCGGGATCGAGCAACGTGTGCATCCGACCATGGTGCCGAAAACCTCCGCGATTGCCCGCATTGACGGTGTCCTGAACGCGGTGGCCGTTGATGGAGACTTCGTTGGCGAGATCGTGCTCGTCGGACCGGGAGCGGGTGGCAATGCCACCGCATCTTCCGTGGTCGCCGACATAGCCGATATTGCGCGCGGAGACGCGACGCCGGTGCTCGGCATGCCGGCCTCGGACCTGAAGGACTATGTCAGGGCGCGCATGCGGCTGCATGAGGGTGGTTATTACATCCGCTTGTCCGTGTACGATCGTCCGGGCGCGTTCGCTGAAATCGCCCAGAGCATGGGAGCGGCCGGTATTTCGCTGGAGTCGATCGTACAGAAACGTCATCCGGAAGAAATCCCGCCGGCAAAACGGGATGCGGAGACACCTCAGCCCGTCATCTTGATCACTTATGAAACCACCGAAGTGGCGATCAAGGAGGCCCTGGACGTTATCATGTCCAAGGGGGTTGTTGCCGAAAAGCCGCAAATGATCCGGATTGAAAAACTGAATTGA
- a CDS encoding alpha/beta hydrolase, protein MADDRQHPMLQYIINNPEAFAQNLAKTIEQAGKAMAAYIEPREQGKIKHDSTDELTGVVKTLAQVGEYWASDPQRAIEAQSRLWSGYIDLWNSSLKRMMGEPSTPAVETPPRDKRFADPDWENNQFFDFIKQLYLITSKWAEDMVHEANGLDEHTKHKAEFYVTQIANAVSPSNFVLTNPELLRLTMESNGENLVKGMQHLVEDLKTGKGDLKIRQTDPSKFKLGENLGNTPGKVIAENDVCQVIQYSPTTDEVLKRPLLIVPPWINKFYILDLNPEKSFIKWAVDQGHTVFVISWVNPDERQAQKSFEHYMKEGILETLDVIKKATRQSEVNAIGYCVGGTLLAVTLAYMAKIGDERIKTATFFTTQVDFTFAGDLKVFVDEEQISVLEKRMEEQGYLDGSKMSSAFNMLRSNDLIWSYVVNNYLKGQEPFPFDLLYWNSDSTRMPAANHSFYLRNCYLDNKLSKGEMEIAGEQLDLSRVTIPIFNLATREDHIAPPKSVFLGSGCFGGPVDYVLAGSGHIAGVVNPPAKNKYQFWTGGEPKGLLENWLKNAEEHPGSWWPYWDEWIRSHDGNLAKARKPGANRVKILEDAPGSYVMTKV, encoded by the coding sequence ATGGCCGATGACCGCCAGCATCCCATGTTGCAGTATATCATCAACAACCCGGAGGCCTTCGCGCAGAATCTGGCCAAAACCATCGAGCAGGCCGGCAAGGCCATGGCCGCCTACATCGAGCCGCGCGAACAGGGCAAGATCAAACATGATTCGACCGACGAGCTGACGGGTGTCGTGAAAACGCTGGCGCAGGTCGGAGAATACTGGGCGTCTGATCCGCAGCGCGCCATTGAGGCCCAGTCGCGGCTCTGGTCAGGTTATATCGATCTCTGGAATTCCTCGTTGAAGCGCATGATGGGGGAACCGTCAACACCGGCGGTCGAGACACCGCCGCGCGACAAGCGTTTTGCCGACCCGGACTGGGAGAACAACCAGTTCTTCGACTTCATCAAGCAGCTCTATCTGATCACCAGCAAATGGGCCGAAGACATGGTTCACGAGGCCAACGGCCTCGATGAACACACAAAACACAAGGCGGAATTCTACGTCACCCAGATTGCAAACGCGGTGTCGCCGTCCAATTTCGTGCTGACAAATCCGGAACTTCTGCGCCTGACGATGGAGAGCAACGGCGAGAACCTCGTCAAGGGCATGCAGCATCTGGTGGAAGACCTGAAGACCGGCAAGGGTGACCTGAAGATCCGGCAGACAGACCCCTCGAAATTCAAGCTCGGCGAAAACCTGGGCAACACCCCGGGCAAGGTGATCGCCGAGAACGATGTCTGCCAGGTGATCCAGTATTCGCCGACAACGGACGAAGTGCTGAAGCGCCCTCTCCTGATCGTGCCGCCCTGGATCAACAAGTTCTATATTCTCGATCTCAACCCGGAAAAATCCTTCATCAAATGGGCCGTCGATCAGGGCCATACCGTGTTCGTGATTTCCTGGGTCAACCCGGATGAGCGCCAGGCCCAGAAAAGTTTCGAACACTATATGAAGGAGGGCATCCTCGAGACGCTCGACGTCATCAAGAAGGCCACACGGCAATCGGAGGTCAACGCGATCGGCTATTGCGTTGGCGGCACGTTGCTTGCGGTTACCCTCGCCTATATGGCGAAAATCGGCGACGAACGCATCAAGACGGCCACCTTCTTCACCACCCAGGTCGATTTCACCTTCGCCGGCGATCTGAAGGTGTTTGTCGACGAGGAACAGATCTCGGTTCTGGAAAAACGGATGGAGGAACAGGGGTACCTGGACGGCTCGAAAATGTCGTCGGCCTTCAACATGCTGCGCTCCAACGACCTGATCTGGTCCTACGTGGTCAACAACTACCTGAAAGGCCAGGAGCCCTTCCCGTTCGACCTGCTCTACTGGAACTCCGACAGCACGCGTATGCCGGCGGCCAATCATTCTTTCTATCTGCGCAACTGCTATCTCGACAACAAGCTCTCCAAGGGGGAAATGGAGATCGCAGGCGAGCAGCTCGATCTTTCCAGGGTGACGATCCCGATCTTCAACCTGGCCACAAGAGAAGACCACATCGCACCGCCAAAATCAGTCTTCCTCGGCTCCGGTTGTTTCGGCGGACCGGTCGACTATGTGCTCGCAGGCTCCGGTCACATCGCTGGCGTCGTCAACCCGCCAGCCAAGAACAAGTACCAGTTCTGGACCGGCGGCGAACCGAAAGGCCTTCTGGAAAACTGGCTGAAAAATGCCGAGGAGCATCCTGGGTCCTGGTGGCCCTATTGGGACGAGTGGATCCGTTCTCACGACGGCAATCTTGCCAAAGCCCGCAAGCCAGGCGCCAACCGGGTGAAAATCCTGGAAGATGCGCCGGGGTCTTATGTGATGACGAAGGTTTAG